A region of Vitis vinifera cultivar Pinot Noir 40024 chromosome 13, ASM3070453v1 DNA encodes the following proteins:
- the LOC100246432 gene encoding LOW QUALITY PROTEIN: two-component response regulator ORR9 (The sequence of the model RefSeq protein was modified relative to this genomic sequence to represent the inferred CDS: deleted 1 base in 1 codon): MCIHLSFSLSFIKTYFFLLAFFGCNKAMGMAAESQFHVLAVDDSLIDRKWIEKLLKTSSFQVTVLDSVSKALEFLGVQEAEQERKVNLIITDYSMPGMTGYDLLRKIKESTSLKDIPVVIMSSENIPSRITRCLEEGAEDFFLKLPVQLSDVNKLRPHLLGWRTLVEI, translated from the exons ATGTGCATTCATCTCTCATTTTCGCTTTCTTTCATCAAGACATACTTCTTTTTGCTGGCCTTTTTTGGGTGCAACAAGGCAATGGGTATGGCTGCAGAGTCGCAGTTTCATGTTCTAGCTGTTGATGACAGCCTCATTGATAGAAAATGGATTGAGAAACTCCTCAAAACCTCTTCTTTTCAAG TTACTGTTTTAGATTCTGTGAGTAAAGCTCTTGAATTCCTGGGTGTGCAAGAGGCAGAACAGGAAAGGAAAGTCAATTTAATTATTACAGATTATTCTATGCCTGGAATGACTGGCTATGATCTCCTAAGAAAGATCAAG GAGTCTACATCTCTTAAAGACATCCCAGTTGTGATCATGTCCTCTGAGAATATCCCTTCTAGGATTACCAG ATGTCTAGAAGAAGGAGCAGAAGATTTCTTCCTGAAATTA CCTGTTCAATTATCTGATGTGAACAAGCTTAGACCCCACCTACTTGGATGGAGGACACTTGTGGAGATTTGA